A section of the Streptomyces sp. V3I8 genome encodes:
- a CDS encoding ABC transporter permease has protein sequence MRYLLLRLFLVVALPAVLVVAWWSASNDSTDVYWPPLRTILTTFPDVWTGERLRGDILPSLVRLTAGYACAAVAGVALGTVIGSYRRVRAVCEPVLEFLRAVPPPVLVPVIMLFAGIGDTMKIVVIASGCVWPVLLNTVEGVRAVDSVMSETARSYGITGVARLRHLVLPAASPQIFAGLRQALSVGIILMVISEMFAASNGLGFTVVQFQRGFAIPEMWTGILLLGLLGFVLSVLFRLAERRALGWYHGLRDASRRSS, from the coding sequence GTGCGGTACCTCCTGCTGCGGCTGTTCCTCGTCGTCGCGCTGCCCGCCGTGCTCGTCGTGGCGTGGTGGTCCGCGTCAAACGACAGCACGGACGTGTACTGGCCGCCGCTGCGCACGATCCTCACCACGTTCCCGGACGTCTGGACCGGCGAGCGGCTGCGTGGGGACATCCTGCCGAGCCTCGTGCGGCTGACGGCCGGTTACGCGTGCGCGGCCGTCGCGGGGGTGGCGCTGGGCACGGTCATCGGTTCGTACCGGCGGGTGCGGGCGGTGTGCGAACCGGTGCTGGAGTTCCTGCGCGCGGTGCCGCCGCCCGTGCTCGTGCCGGTCATCATGCTGTTCGCGGGCATCGGCGACACGATGAAGATCGTGGTGATCGCGAGCGGCTGCGTCTGGCCGGTCCTGCTCAACACCGTCGAGGGCGTACGGGCGGTGGACTCCGTGATGTCCGAGACGGCCCGCTCCTACGGCATCACGGGCGTGGCACGGCTGCGGCACCTGGTGCTGCCCGCGGCGAGCCCGCAGATCTTCGCGGGGCTGCGCCAGGCTCTGTCCGTCGGCATCATCCTGATGGTCATCAGCGAGATGTTCGCCGCCAGCAACGGGCTCGGCTTCACCGTCGTCCAGTTCCAGCGCGGCTTCGCCATCCCCGAGATGTGGACCGGGATCCTGCTGCTCGGTCTGCTCGGGTTCGTCCTGTCGGTCCTCTTCCGGCTGGCCGAGCGGCGCGCGCTCGGCTGGTACCACGGTCTGCGCGACGCGTCCCGGCGGTCGTCGTGA
- a CDS encoding plasmid stabilization protein → MPSGSSPKRERQYEHIKEGAEKRGTSEKRAEEIAARTVNKERARSGESKTSSRTSTRDPKSSSQRGGQRSHSGSEGPTRDQLYAEARKKNIEGRSSMNKQQLSKALGR, encoded by the coding sequence GTGCCCTCAGGATCCAGCCCCAAGCGCGAGCGTCAGTACGAGCACATCAAGGAGGGCGCCGAGAAGCGCGGCACCTCCGAGAAGCGCGCGGAGGAGATCGCCGCCCGGACGGTCAACAAGGAACGCGCCCGCTCGGGGGAGTCGAAGACGTCGAGCAGGACGTCGACCCGCGACCCGAAGTCCTCCTCCCAGCGGGGCGGGCAGCGCTCGCACAGCGGCTCCGAGGGGCCGACCCGGGACCAGCTGTACGCGGAGGCCAGGAAGAAGAACATCGAGGGCCGGTCGTCGATGAACAAGCAGCAGCTCAGCAAGGCACTGGGCCGCTGA
- a CDS encoding DUF5133 domain-containing protein: MSAWEESVVVLKPDPRSVRTLLARYASARIALAHASDAAWEQELADVSYTLCVMTGTSAITDAIAAADEILAAAKLPGAQAPREVPQESLPEDPILAA, encoded by the coding sequence ATGAGTGCCTGGGAGGAATCTGTGGTCGTGTTGAAGCCGGATCCGCGCTCCGTGAGAACTCTGCTCGCCCGCTACGCGAGCGCCCGTATCGCCCTCGCGCACGCGTCCGACGCGGCATGGGAGCAGGAGCTGGCGGACGTCTCGTACACGCTGTGCGTGATGACGGGAACGTCCGCGATCACCGACGCGATCGCGGCGGCGGACGAGATCCTGGCGGCGGCCAAGCTCCCGGGGGCGCAGGCCCCCCGGGAGGTCCCGCAGGAGTCCCTCCCGGAGGACCCGATCCTCGCGGCCTGA
- a CDS encoding PDR/VanB family oxidoreductase, which yields MTTYAYEAELVVDRREPVADGVLALTLRHPLGGELPGWEPGAHVDVVLGPGLERQYSLCGDPADRHAWRVAVLREPGGRGGSAQVHDRLTAGDRVRVRGPRNHFALLPSPRYRFVAGGIGITPLLPMLAAAEAAGADWTLLYGGRTRRTMAFRAELERYGDRVRVVPQDEFGLLDLACVPVSPAPDTLVYCCGPAPLLDAVAERCAGWPAGSLHVERFSPVGPAVRGPGVREAGEDTEFEVVLRRSGRTLTVPADASVLDTVLAAGVDALYSCTEGTCGTCETDVLEGVPDHRDSVLTDEERAAGDTMFICVSRCRGKRLVLGL from the coding sequence ATGACCACGTACGCGTACGAGGCCGAACTCGTCGTCGACCGCCGGGAGCCGGTGGCCGACGGCGTGCTCGCCCTCACCCTGCGCCATCCGCTGGGCGGGGAACTTCCCGGCTGGGAACCCGGCGCCCATGTCGACGTCGTCCTGGGGCCGGGCCTGGAACGGCAGTACTCGTTGTGCGGCGATCCGGCCGACCGGCACGCGTGGCGCGTCGCGGTGCTGCGCGAACCCGGCGGACGCGGCGGATCCGCCCAGGTGCACGACCGGCTGACGGCCGGTGACAGGGTCCGTGTGCGCGGTCCGCGCAACCACTTCGCCCTGCTGCCCTCGCCCCGCTACCGGTTCGTCGCGGGCGGCATCGGCATCACCCCGCTCCTGCCGATGCTGGCCGCGGCCGAGGCGGCGGGCGCGGACTGGACGCTGCTCTACGGCGGGCGGACCCGGCGGACCATGGCGTTCCGGGCGGAGCTGGAGCGGTACGGGGACCGGGTGCGCGTCGTCCCGCAGGACGAGTTCGGGCTGCTCGACCTCGCCTGCGTGCCGGTCTCCCCCGCGCCGGACACGCTCGTCTACTGCTGCGGTCCCGCGCCGCTGCTGGACGCCGTGGCGGAGCGGTGCGCCGGATGGCCCGCGGGTTCCCTGCACGTCGAGCGCTTCAGTCCCGTCGGGCCCGCCGTCCGGGGACCGGGCGTCCGGGAAGCGGGCGAGGACACGGAGTTCGAGGTCGTCCTGCGGCGCTCGGGGCGGACGCTCACCGTCCCCGCGGACGCGTCCGTGCTCGACACCGTGCTGGCCGCCGGCGTCGACGCGCTGTACTCCTGCACCGAGGGCACCTGCGGGACCTGCGAGACGGACGTCCTGGAGGGCGTCCCGGACCACCGGGACTCGGTGCTCACGGACGAGGAGCGGGCGGCCGGCGACACGATGTTCATCTGTGTGTCCCGGTGCCGCGGGAAGCGCCTCGTGCTCGGCCTGTGA
- a CDS encoding ABC transporter ATP-binding protein: MLDVRGLRKVYEGSGRRVEAVRDLTFTVDAGELVCLVGPSGCGKTTLLKCVGGLLTPTAGEVLIGGRRVTGPPPDMAVVLQEYGRSLFPWMRVRENVELPLRHKKLDGARRRGLVADALASVGLTDAAGAYPWQLSGGMQQRVAIARALAYEPRVLLMDEPFAAVDAQTRADLEDLVRGLWRQRGITILFVTHDIDEAVYLGERVLVLSSSPTVVQERLEVDLPADRDQLHTRVAPRFAELRTQVYEQIQAAKRGTPTGRPVKEPEDTPPRR, encoded by the coding sequence ATGCTCGACGTACGCGGTCTGCGGAAGGTCTACGAGGGATCGGGCCGGCGGGTGGAGGCGGTGCGCGACCTCACCTTCACGGTGGACGCCGGTGAACTGGTGTGTCTGGTCGGGCCGTCGGGCTGCGGCAAGACGACGCTGCTGAAGTGCGTGGGCGGGCTGCTCACGCCCACGGCGGGCGAGGTGCTGATCGGGGGCCGGCGGGTGACCGGGCCGCCGCCGGACATGGCCGTCGTCCTCCAGGAGTACGGGCGCAGCCTGTTCCCCTGGATGCGGGTGCGCGAGAACGTCGAACTTCCGCTCAGGCACAAGAAGCTGGACGGTGCGAGGAGGCGTGGGCTCGTCGCCGACGCGCTGGCGTCCGTCGGGCTCACGGACGCCGCGGGCGCGTACCCGTGGCAGCTGTCCGGCGGCATGCAGCAGCGGGTGGCGATCGCCCGCGCCCTGGCGTACGAGCCCCGGGTGCTGCTCATGGACGAGCCGTTCGCGGCGGTCGACGCCCAGACCCGTGCCGATCTGGAGGATCTGGTGCGGGGGCTGTGGCGGCAGCGGGGCATCACGATCCTGTTCGTGACGCACGACATCGACGAGGCCGTCTACCTGGGCGAGCGGGTGCTGGTCCTGTCCTCCTCGCCGACCGTCGTGCAGGAGCGGCTGGAGGTCGACCTGCCCGCCGACCGGGACCAGTTGCACACCCGAGTGGCCCCGCGCTTCGCCGAACTGCGCACCCAGGTGTACGAGCAGATCCAGGCGGCGAAACGCGGGACGCCCACCGGCCGGCCGGTGAAGGAACCCGAGGACACGCCTCCGCGGCGGTGA
- a CDS encoding ABC transporter substrate-binding protein — protein MRRLLIGLVTGTALVAATACGSSDSSGSDDDKGKASGGGDTVTVKVGVIPIIDVAPLYLGQKKGFYSERGIELSLTSAQGGAAIVPGVVSGQFDFGFSNMTSLLTAQSKNVPVKAVVNGVASTGEEGADFAELAVRKGSPLKSAKDVEGKKVAANTLNNICDTSTRESVRKDGGDPSKVKFVEMPFDQMPAALEGGRVDAACVVEPALASIKAEGGTSIASLFYDVSPDLTVAMYFTSQQYTRKNPETVKKFQEATAESLEYADSHPAEVRKIISTYTKIPQPLVKSLVLPRWPAEPDRPSIERLAELGRQDGLFEKAPDLDKLLP, from the coding sequence ATGCGTCGTCTGCTCATCGGCTTGGTGACCGGCACCGCCCTGGTCGCCGCGACGGCCTGCGGTTCGTCCGACTCCTCCGGGTCGGACGACGACAAGGGCAAGGCGTCCGGGGGCGGGGACACCGTCACGGTGAAGGTGGGCGTCATCCCCATCATCGACGTCGCCCCGCTGTACCTGGGCCAGAAGAAGGGCTTCTACAGCGAGCGCGGCATCGAGCTGTCGCTCACCAGCGCGCAGGGCGGCGCGGCCATCGTGCCCGGTGTCGTCTCCGGCCAGTTCGACTTCGGCTTCAGCAACATGACGTCGCTGCTGACCGCCCAGTCGAAGAACGTGCCGGTCAAGGCGGTGGTGAACGGTGTGGCCTCCACCGGCGAGGAGGGCGCCGACTTCGCGGAGCTCGCCGTCAGGAAGGGCAGCCCCCTGAAGTCCGCCAAGGACGTGGAGGGCAAGAAGGTCGCCGCCAACACGCTCAACAACATCTGCGACACCTCGACCAGGGAGTCGGTCCGCAAGGACGGCGGCGACCCGTCGAAGGTGAAGTTCGTGGAGATGCCGTTCGACCAGATGCCGGCCGCTCTGGAGGGCGGCCGGGTGGACGCGGCCTGTGTCGTGGAACCCGCGCTCGCCAGCATCAAGGCCGAGGGCGGCACCTCCATCGCGTCGCTCTTCTACGACGTGTCGCCCGACCTCACCGTGGCCATGTACTTCACCTCCCAGCAGTACACGCGCAAGAACCCGGAGACGGTGAAGAAGTTCCAGGAGGCGACCGCCGAGTCCCTGGAGTACGCCGACAGCCACCCGGCGGAGGTCCGTAAGATCATCAGCACCTACACGAAGATCCCGCAGCCCCTGGTGAAGTCGCTGGTCCTGCCCCGGTGGCCCGCCGAGCCGGACCGTCCCTCCATCGAGCGGCTGGCCGAACTGGGCCGGCAGGACGGCCTGTTCGAGAAGGCGCCGGACCTGGACAAGCTGCTGCCGTGA
- a CDS encoding aminotransferase class I/II-fold pyridoxal phosphate-dependent enzyme, with translation MDHSKAPVLEALAAYHAEGQTPFTPPGHKQGRGADPRVRAVLGDAVFRSDVLATSGLDDRTSSHGVLEKAQALMADAVGAEHTFFSTCGSSLSVKAAMLSVAGPHEKLLVGRDAHKAVVSGLILSGIRPVWVAPQWDSRLHLAHPPSAEAFEAAFDEHPDAKGALVTTPTPYGTCSDLAAVARVCHERGKPLIVDEAWGAHLPFHPDLPTWAMDAGADVCVTSVHKMGSGLEQGSVFHLQGDLVDPEVLKSRADLLGTTSPSVLVYAALDGWRRQMVEHGHALYDDALALAASVRDRIAGIEGMHVHGRGDFCGTGLASDMDPLQVIVDITSLGTTGYRAADWLREHHRINLHLSDHRRISAQLTHADDEESAKTLLTALRDVAAHAHELRPAERVEIPDPEQLRLEQVALPRDAFFGPTEQVPWEKAAGRITAEMLTPYPPGIPAALPGERLNTEVLRYLRTGVDAGMVVPDAADTEIRSVRVAVES, from the coding sequence ATGGACCACTCGAAAGCGCCGGTGCTCGAAGCCCTGGCGGCCTACCACGCCGAGGGGCAGACCCCCTTCACCCCGCCGGGCCACAAGCAGGGGCGGGGCGCCGATCCCCGGGTCCGCGCGGTGCTCGGGGACGCGGTCTTCCGTTCGGACGTCCTGGCGACCAGCGGGCTGGACGACCGGACGTCCTCCCATGGCGTCCTGGAGAAGGCACAGGCCCTCATGGCGGACGCCGTCGGGGCCGAGCACACCTTCTTCTCGACCTGCGGCAGTTCCCTGTCGGTCAAGGCCGCCATGCTGTCGGTGGCCGGGCCGCACGAGAAACTGCTGGTGGGGCGTGACGCGCACAAGGCGGTGGTGTCGGGTCTCATCCTTTCGGGCATCCGGCCCGTCTGGGTCGCGCCGCAGTGGGACTCCCGGCTGCACCTGGCGCACCCGCCGTCCGCGGAGGCGTTCGAGGCGGCCTTCGACGAACACCCGGACGCGAAGGGCGCGCTCGTCACCACGCCCACGCCGTACGGCACCTGTTCCGACCTGGCCGCCGTCGCGCGGGTCTGCCACGAGCGCGGCAAGCCGCTCATCGTGGACGAGGCCTGGGGCGCCCACCTGCCGTTCCACCCGGACCTGCCGACCTGGGCCATGGACGCCGGGGCCGACGTCTGTGTGACCTCGGTGCACAAGATGGGCTCGGGCCTCGAACAGGGGTCGGTCTTCCACCTCCAGGGCGACCTGGTCGACCCCGAGGTGCTCAAGAGCCGTGCGGACCTGCTCGGCACGACGAGCCCCTCCGTGCTCGTCTACGCGGCCCTGGACGGATGGCGCCGGCAGATGGTCGAGCACGGGCACGCCCTGTACGACGACGCGCTGGCCCTGGCCGCGTCCGTACGGGACCGGATCGCGGGCATCGAGGGCATGCACGTGCACGGCCGGGGCGACTTCTGCGGGACGGGCCTCGCGTCGGACATGGACCCCCTCCAGGTCATCGTCGACATCACCTCGCTGGGCACGACGGGCTACCGGGCGGCCGACTGGCTGCGCGAGCACCACCGGATCAACCTGCACCTGTCCGACCACCGCCGCATCAGCGCCCAGCTGACCCATGCCGACGACGAGGAGTCCGCGAAGACCCTCCTGACGGCCCTGCGCGACGTCGCCGCGCACGCGCACGAGCTGCGGCCCGCGGAGAGGGTCGAGATCCCGGACCCCGAACAGCTGCGGCTGGAGCAGGTCGCGCTCCCGCGCGACGCGTTCTTCGGGCCGACCGAACAGGTCCCCTGGGAGAAGGCGGCCGGCCGGATCACCGCGGAGATGCTCACGCCGTACCCGCCCGGCATCCCCGCCGCGCTGCCCGGGGAGCGCCTGAACACCGAGGTCCTGCGCTACCTGCGCACCGGCGTCGACGCGGGCATGGTCGTACCGGACGCGGCGGACACGGAGATCAGGAGCGTACGGGTCGCGGTCGAGAGCTGA
- a CDS encoding aromatic ring-hydroxylating dioxygenase subunit alpha, giving the protein MPHTTAFARNQWYVVAHAHEVGRELLGRTVLGEPLVLYRTEGDGRPVALHDRCVHRRYPLSASGLDGDRIVCGYHGFTYDTTGACVYVPGQKRIPRTARVAAYPVVEQDALVWVWIGDPALADPGTIPRAPHLGSPGWVTVGGMEPIDADYGLLVDNLLDLSHETYLHGGYIGTPEVAETPITTEVDEGAGVVRVSRRMDDAECPPFYAKSTGIEGRITRWQDIEYHAPCLYLLHSRIAPAGVVPEPDGSDPDGFHTEITYAITPSVDGRVYDFWMVSRDWATDDAEVTEFLRANNHTVVMQDVDALTLLQRALGTERAGYQELSINIDTGGLAARRILARLVEEGAGPVERVR; this is encoded by the coding sequence ATGCCGCACACCACCGCCTTCGCCAGGAACCAGTGGTACGTCGTCGCCCACGCGCACGAAGTGGGGCGGGAACTGCTCGGGCGGACCGTGCTCGGGGAGCCGCTCGTCCTCTACCGGACCGAGGGCGACGGGCGGCCCGTGGCCCTGCACGACCGGTGTGTGCACCGGCGGTATCCGTTGTCGGCGAGCGGGCTCGACGGTGACCGGATCGTCTGCGGGTACCACGGCTTCACGTACGACACCACGGGCGCCTGTGTGTACGTACCCGGGCAGAAACGCATTCCCCGCACCGCCCGCGTGGCCGCGTACCCCGTGGTCGAGCAGGACGCGCTCGTCTGGGTGTGGATCGGTGATCCCGCCCTCGCCGACCCGGGGACGATTCCGCGCGCCCCCCACCTCGGCTCCCCCGGCTGGGTCACCGTCGGCGGGATGGAGCCGATCGACGCCGACTACGGCCTCCTCGTCGACAACCTCCTCGACCTGTCCCACGAGACCTACCTGCACGGCGGCTACATCGGCACACCCGAGGTCGCCGAGACGCCGATCACCACCGAGGTGGACGAGGGCGCCGGCGTCGTACGGGTCAGCCGGCGCATGGACGACGCCGAGTGCCCGCCCTTCTACGCGAAGTCGACCGGTATCGAGGGGCGGATCACCCGCTGGCAGGACATCGAGTACCACGCGCCGTGCCTGTACCTGCTGCACAGCCGGATCGCGCCGGCCGGTGTCGTGCCCGAGCCGGACGGCAGCGATCCGGACGGCTTCCACACGGAGATCACGTACGCCATCACGCCGTCCGTTGACGGCAGGGTGTACGACTTCTGGATGGTGTCACGCGACTGGGCGACGGACGACGCCGAGGTGACCGAGTTCCTGCGGGCCAACAACCACACCGTCGTGATGCAGGACGTCGACGCGCTCACCCTGCTGCAGCGCGCCCTCGGCACGGAGCGCGCCGGGTACCAGGAGCTGAGCATCAACATCGACACCGGTGGTCTGGCCGCCCGCCGCATCCTGGCCCGGCTGGTCGAGGAGGGCGCCGGGCCGGTGGAGAGGGTCCGGTGA
- a CDS encoding IclR family transcriptional regulator C-terminal domain-containing protein: MPAGTREPHFVRSFERGLAVIRAFDADHPELTLSEVARVTDLTRAAARRFLLTLFDLGYVETDGRMFRLTPRVLELGYSYLSGVTLPEIAEPHLEQLVARIRESSSLCVLDGDDVVYVARVPTHRIMTATITVGTRFPAHVTSVGRVLLAQLPDEEITVRLARADLRPLTARTIGSADLLRAELRRVRRQGYAIVDQELEEGLRSVAVPVRDRDGEAVAAVNVPVHASRNSVESVRRDLLPHLLATVARIEADLRITGRARGASRGTGTHR; the protein is encoded by the coding sequence ATGCCTGCTGGAACCCGCGAACCGCATTTCGTGCGCTCCTTCGAGCGCGGTCTCGCGGTCATCCGCGCCTTCGACGCCGACCATCCGGAACTCACGCTCAGCGAGGTGGCGCGGGTCACCGACCTGACCCGCGCGGCGGCCCGCCGCTTCCTGCTGACACTCTTCGACCTGGGGTACGTGGAGACGGACGGGCGGATGTTCCGGCTCACCCCGCGCGTCCTGGAACTCGGATACTCGTACCTGTCCGGTGTCACCCTGCCGGAGATCGCCGAGCCGCACCTGGAGCAACTCGTCGCGCGGATCAGGGAGTCGTCGTCCCTGTGCGTCCTCGACGGCGACGACGTCGTGTACGTCGCCCGCGTGCCGACGCACCGCATCATGACCGCGACGATCACCGTCGGGACCCGTTTCCCGGCCCATGTCACCTCGGTCGGCCGGGTGCTGCTCGCGCAGCTTCCCGACGAGGAGATCACCGTGCGCCTGGCGCGCGCGGACCTGCGGCCCCTGACGGCCCGCACGATCGGCTCCGCCGACCTGCTCCGCGCCGAGCTGCGCCGGGTGCGCCGTCAGGGGTACGCGATCGTCGACCAGGAACTGGAGGAGGGGCTGCGCTCGGTCGCCGTCCCGGTGCGCGACCGGGACGGCGAGGCGGTGGCGGCGGTCAACGTCCCCGTGCACGCCAGCCGCAACTCGGTGGAGTCCGTACGCCGTGACCTGCTGCCCCACCTGCTGGCCACGGTCGCCCGGATCGAGGCGGACCTGCGGATCACAGGCCGAGCACGAGGCGCTTCCCGCGGCACCGGGACACACAGATGA
- a CDS encoding SDR family oxidoreductase: protein MSNDKPLALVTGASSGIGFELARQLAERGYDLVVNAEDSVRLQDAARRIRAAGAEVEVVQADLRVYEDTEALFAAASTLGRPLEVVALNAGVGRGGAFADTDLADELEIIDLNVRSTVHLAKRVVRDMVVRDAGRILITSSIASTMPGSFQAVYNASKSFLQSFTEALQNELKDTRVTLTSLMPGPTETDFFHRADMDDTKIGQQDKDDPAQVARQGLDALFSGKDKLVAGSVKTKAQGLANKVLPDAAKSQAHRKMAEPGSGESGN from the coding sequence ATGAGCAACGACAAGCCGCTGGCCCTCGTCACGGGCGCCTCCAGCGGCATCGGTTTCGAACTGGCCAGGCAGTTGGCCGAGCGCGGTTACGACCTCGTGGTCAACGCCGAGGACTCCGTACGGCTCCAGGACGCGGCCCGGCGGATCCGCGCGGCGGGTGCCGAGGTGGAGGTGGTCCAGGCCGACCTGCGCGTCTACGAGGACACCGAGGCCCTCTTCGCGGCGGCCTCGACGCTGGGCCGGCCGCTGGAGGTCGTCGCCCTGAACGCCGGGGTGGGACGCGGCGGCGCGTTCGCCGACACCGACCTGGCGGACGAACTGGAGATCATCGACCTCAACGTCCGCTCGACGGTGCACCTGGCCAAGCGCGTCGTACGGGACATGGTCGTCCGGGACGCGGGCCGCATCCTGATCACCTCCTCCATCGCCTCGACGATGCCCGGCTCCTTCCAGGCGGTCTACAACGCCTCGAAGTCGTTCCTGCAGTCCTTCACCGAGGCCCTGCAGAACGAGCTCAAGGACACCCGCGTCACCCTGACCTCGCTGATGCCCGGGCCGACCGAGACCGACTTCTTCCACCGTGCCGACATGGACGACACGAAGATCGGACAGCAGGACAAGGACGACCCGGCCCAGGTCGCCCGGCAGGGCCTCGACGCGCTCTTCTCCGGCAAGGACAAGCTCGTCGCGGGCTCCGTCAAGACCAAGGCACAGGGCCTGGCCAACAAGGTGCTGCCCGACGCGGCCAAGTCCCAGGCGCACCGGAAGATGGCCGAACCGGGGTCGGGCGAGTCCGGGAACTGA
- a CDS encoding amidohydrolase translates to MPITPDVAYARIGREVTARAGLLWEVALELHRSPELAFREHRAVELLTGHFEREGFLVERGVAGLPTAFTARTGEGGGPCVALLMEYDALPDLGHACGHNLIAAAGLGAALALRGALERLDGTLLAVGTPAEEDGGGKVTLTDAGVFEGVDAALMFHPGVHTWTWAPLTAQRQVRVGFHGRAAHPTGSPTEGIDALAALIQLFNTLAVLGRRLPPGSHVQGIVTEGGTATNIVPAFAEGLFGLRGGTTAALDDLEAELARCAEGVARSTGTRADTARVTAGYEHFRDNDVLSGRFAEHLARAGLSAREPEPGVYLGSSDIGNVSTRVPAIHPFVAIMDESGSDHTPQFAEAAAGERGRVAMLAAARALACTAADVLLTPEVAERAWRCLREKAAAGL, encoded by the coding sequence ATGCCGATCACACCCGACGTCGCGTACGCCCGTATCGGACGGGAGGTGACCGCCCGGGCCGGCCTGCTCTGGGAGGTCGCCCTGGAACTGCACCGCTCGCCGGAGCTCGCCTTCCGGGAGCACCGGGCGGTGGAGCTGCTGACCGGGCACTTCGAGCGGGAGGGCTTCCTCGTCGAGCGCGGTGTGGCGGGCCTGCCCACGGCGTTCACCGCCCGGACGGGTGAGGGCGGCGGGCCCTGCGTCGCGCTGCTGATGGAGTACGACGCGCTGCCGGACCTCGGGCACGCCTGCGGGCACAACCTGATCGCCGCGGCGGGTCTCGGCGCGGCCCTGGCGCTGCGCGGGGCGCTGGAGCGGCTGGACGGCACGCTCCTCGCGGTCGGCACCCCCGCCGAGGAGGACGGCGGCGGCAAGGTGACGCTCACCGACGCGGGGGTCTTCGAAGGGGTCGACGCGGCCCTGATGTTCCATCCGGGCGTGCACACCTGGACGTGGGCGCCGCTGACCGCGCAGCGCCAGGTCCGGGTGGGGTTCCACGGCCGTGCCGCGCACCCGACGGGCAGCCCGACCGAGGGCATCGACGCGCTGGCGGCGCTCATCCAGCTGTTCAACACACTCGCCGTGCTGGGCCGGCGCCTGCCGCCCGGATCGCATGTCCAGGGCATCGTGACGGAGGGCGGCACGGCCACCAACATCGTGCCGGCGTTCGCCGAGGGCCTGTTCGGGCTGCGCGGCGGCACCACGGCGGCGCTCGACGACCTGGAGGCCGAGCTGGCGCGCTGCGCCGAGGGCGTCGCGCGCTCGACGGGGACCCGGGCCGACACGGCCCGGGTCACGGCCGGGTACGAGCACTTCCGCGACAACGACGTGCTGTCCGGCCGGTTCGCGGAGCACCTCGCGCGAGCCGGCCTCTCCGCGCGGGAACCCGAACCGGGTGTCTACCTCGGCTCCTCCGACATCGGCAACGTCAGTACGCGGGTGCCCGCCATCCATCCCTTCGTCGCGATCATGGACGAGTCCGGCAGCGACCACACCCCGCAGTTCGCCGAGGCCGCCGCCGGTGAACGGGGGCGCGTCGCCATGCTCGCCGCGGCACGGGCGCTGGCCTGTACGGCGGCGGACGTCCTGCTCACCCCGGAGGTCGCGGAGCGGGCGTGGCGGTGCCTGCGGGAGAAGGCGGCCGCGGGACTGTAG
- a CDS encoding ABC transporter permease → MRGADALLGAAGLAAFLALGEAVPRLGPVDEDHFPPTSRITGALAGELSDEAFWTALGDTLTGWAIGLSIAVVAGVAAGVLISVTPYLREATASTIEFLRPIPSVALIPLAVLLYGTELRSVLLLVVYASFWQVLVQVMYGVQDVDPVAEETARSYGLGTWARVRHVLWPTALPYVMTGVRLAAAVALILTVTAELVIGAPGLGARIAVAQTSQAVPEMYALVVVTGLLGLLINVGARTVERRALSWHQSVRGEVAV, encoded by the coding sequence GTGAGAGGAGCCGACGCCCTGCTGGGCGCGGCCGGGCTCGCGGCCTTCCTCGCCCTCGGCGAGGCGGTGCCCCGGCTCGGCCCGGTGGACGAGGACCACTTCCCGCCGACCAGCCGCATCACCGGCGCGCTCGCCGGCGAACTGTCCGACGAGGCGTTCTGGACCGCGCTCGGGGACACCCTCACCGGCTGGGCGATCGGGCTCTCGATCGCCGTCGTCGCGGGCGTCGCCGCGGGTGTCCTGATCTCGGTCACGCCCTACCTCCGCGAGGCGACCGCGTCGACGATCGAGTTCCTGCGCCCGATCCCGTCGGTCGCGCTGATCCCGCTCGCGGTGCTGCTGTACGGCACCGAACTGCGCTCGGTGCTCCTGCTGGTGGTCTACGCGTCGTTCTGGCAGGTCCTCGTCCAGGTCATGTACGGCGTCCAGGACGTCGACCCGGTCGCCGAGGAGACCGCCCGCTCGTACGGCCTGGGCACCTGGGCGCGGGTGCGCCACGTGCTGTGGCCCACCGCCCTGCCGTACGTCATGACGGGGGTGAGGCTGGCCGCCGCGGTGGCGCTGATCCTCACGGTCACGGCCGAACTCGTGATCGGCGCACCGGGGCTGGGTGCGCGCATCGCCGTCGCCCAGACCTCCCAGGCGGTACCGGAGATGTACGCGCTGGTCGTGGTCACCGGTCTGCTCGGGCTGCTGATCAACGTGGGGGCGCGGACCGTCGAACGGCGGGCGCTGTCCTGGCACCAGTCCGTGCGCGGAGAGGTGGCGGTGTGA